From Syngnathus scovelli strain Florida chromosome 14, RoL_Ssco_1.2, whole genome shotgun sequence, one genomic window encodes:
- the paplna gene encoding papilin isoform X4, translated as MMLPLLLLQLVLAPALLVSAEDYWEGWGAYGPCSRTCGGGVMVRSRRCITHRNDGGYNCVGPDKSYLACNTQECPAGTKDYREEQCAQFDGTDFKGSRYSWVPYYGAENPCELNCVPKGENFVYRHSASVKDGTPCHPGRLDICVEGVCRRMGCDNNLDSHVQEDPCLQCGGHGQTCSLVKNTFNTQRLAHGYNQMFTIPAGATSISIREKHPSRNYLAVRNLQGDYYLNGHWSLEFTSAAQIAGTKLYYQRGVEGDNLPESIIGRGPTTEPLIVELISQEPNQGVEYEYYLPVGHPAEGYTWSFGSWSACSKECGIGYQSRAVYCSIDNEAVPDYLCPHYARPESNRTCNPQACPVTYAWRTSEWADCNVACGGGIQYRGVDCLYNDESGPRVVEDAYCAQYTQAPTDQQKCNMQRCTDYPASAIISYIPSENAVQCRTTTYGCCYDRTTPAAGPNGEGCRDPPAPFERSICSLPKAAGSCSSWTARYFFDVLSGKCTEFWYGGCHGNSNHFATQEECHRVCHEPNGRANGNGNGNGNGNGHRNGNGNGNGNGNGNGHANGNGNGNGRTNGNGNGNGHTNGNGNGRTNGNGNGNGHTNGNGNGNGYTNGNGNGRSNGNGNGNGRTNGNGNGNGYTNGNGNGRSNGNGNGNGRTNGNGNGNGHTNGNGNGNGYSNGNGNGRPNGNGNGNGNGYSNGNGNGNGHPNGNGNGNGYSNGNGNGNGHPNGNGNGNGHGNGNGNGYSNGNGNGNGRTNGNGNGNGNGNGYPNGNGNGNGNGYPNGNGNGNGNGHPNGNGNGYSNGNGNGNGHGNGNGRTNGNGNGYSNGNGNGQPNGNGNGHTNGNGNGRSNGNGNGNGQNGNGHSNGNGNGNGNGNGNGYPNGNGNGRSNGYGLRANGNGNGNGNGNGEDYNGNGNGNGHRNGNGNGRSNGYAQRVASSVAQTAHKARVILKARRPHFVTVKKHFIPAASLTLPAQVKIDQSDPSAVEALAGQTVVLPCRVNPPPSSTVALQWSKDGAALTSRRHQQQPNGSLLLGPVSKSDEGWFLCVATKEQERDHRYVYLTVSEGASQPQPTPLPTDERSPGFTLERSAPSLLEMRAGQTARLPCTVVPATSLRYVSVQWSRDGRTLSDSRCVLKVCPAVRWHTAH; from the exons ATGATGCTGCCTCTGTTGCTCCTCCAGCTGGTCCTGGCTCCAGCCCTTTTG GTGTCCGCTGAGGACTACTGGGAGGGGTGGGGTGCATACGGACCATGCAGTCGGACCTGCGGCGGTGGTGTGATGGTCAGAAGCAGACGCTGTATCACCCACAG AAACGACGGAGGCTACAACTGTGTTGGACCTGACAAGTCTTACCTGGCCTGTAACACTCAG GAGTGTCCCGCGGGAACTAAGGATTACCGTGAGGAGCAGTGCGCCCAGTTCGATGGGACTGACTTCAAGGGGTCACGTTACAGCTGGGTGCCTTATTACGGAG CCGAGAACCCCTGCGAGCTGAACTGCGTGCCAAAGGGAGAGAACTTTGTCTaccgccacagtgccagcgttaaGGACGGAACACCTTGCCATCCTGGACGCCTTGACATTTGTGTGGAGGGAGTCTGCAGG CGCATGGGCTGTGACAACAATCTGGACTCCCACGTGCAGGAGGACCCCTGCCTGCAGTGCGGAGGCCATGGACAGACCTGCTCACTGGTCAAGAACACCTTCAACACGCAGCGTCTTGCTCACG GTTACAACCAGATGTTCACCATCCCCGCTGGAGCCACCTCCATCAGCATTAGGGAGAAACACCCTTCACGCAATTACCTCG CTGTCAGGAACCTGCAAGGAGATTACTACCTGAACGGTCACTGGTCCCTGGAGTTCACCAGTGCTGCCCAAATTGCCGGCACCAAGCTGTACTACCAACGAGGCGTAGAGGGCGACAACCTTCCCGAGTCCATCATCGGCCGCGGACCCACCACCGAGCCCCTCATCGTGGAG CTGATCAGCCAGGAGCCCAACCAGGGTGTGGAGTACGAGTACTACCTTCCCGTGGGACACCCCGCAGAGGGATACACCTGGAGCTTCGGATCTTGGTCCGCCTGCAGCAAAGAGTGCGGAATTG GCTACCAGTCCAGAGCCGTCTACTGCTCCATCGACAACGAGGCCGTGCCCGACTACCTGTGCCCGCACTATGCCCGACCCGAGAGCAACAGAACCTGCAACCCTCAGGCCTGCCCTGTCACCTACGC CTGGAGAACCAGCGAGTGGGCCGACTGCAACGTGGCATGCGGAGGCGGAATCCAGTATCGCGGCGTGGACTGTCTCTACAATGACGAGTCGGGACCCCGCGTGGTCGAGGACGCCTACTGCGCTCAGTACACTCAGGCACCCACCGATCAGCAGAAATGCAACATGCAGCGCTGCACCGACTACCCCGCAAGTGCG atCATTTCCTACATCCCCTCGGAGAACGCCGTTCAGTGCCGCACCACCACCTACGGGTGCTGCTACGACCGCACCACCCCCGCTGCCGGGCCCAATGGAGAGGGCTGCCGTGACCCACCCGCACCTT TCGAGCGCTCCATCTGCTCGCTGCCTAAGGCCGCTGGATCCTGCTCCAGCTGGACGGCGCGCTACTTCTTTGATGTTCTAAGCGGCAAGTGTACCGAATTCTGGTACGGAGGCTGCCACGGCAACAGCAATCACTTTGCAACACAGGAGGAGTGCCACAGGGTCTGCCACGAGCCTAATGGCAGAGCAAACGGCAATGGAAACGGCAATGGAAACGGAAATGGTCACAGAAACGGAAATGGAAATGGAAATGGAAATGGTAACGGTAACGGCCACGCCAATGGAAATGGCAATGGTAATGGCCGCACCAATGGGAATGGAAATGGCAACGGCCACACCAACGGAAATGGAAACGGCCGCACCAATGGAAATGGAAATGGAAATGGCCACACCAATGGAAACGGAAATGGTAACGGTTACACAAACGGAAATGGAAACGGCCGCTCCAATGGAAATGGCAACGGTAATGGCCGCACCAATGGAAATGGTAACGGTAACGGTTACACAAACGGAAACGGCAACGGCCGCTCAAATGGAAATGGCAATGGTAATGGCCGCACCAACGGAAACGGTAACGGCAACGGCCACACCAACGGAAATGGCAATGGTAATGGTTACTCAAACGGAAACGGTAACGGCCGCCCCAACGGCAATGGCAATGGCAATGGTAACGGTTACTCAAACGGTAATGGAAATGGTAACGGCCACCCCAACGGCAATGGCAATGGTAATGGTTACTCAAATGGCAATGGAAACGGTAACGGCCACCCCAACGGCAATGGAAACGGTAACGGCCATGGCAATGGTAATGGTAATGGTTATTCAAACGGCAATGGAAATGGCAACGGCCGAACCAACGGTAATGGAAACGGCAATGGAAACGGTAACGGCTACCCCAACGGCAATGGCAATGGAAACGGTAACGGCTACCCCAACGGCAATGGCAATGGAAACGGTAACGGCCACCCCAACGGCAATGGTAATGGTTACTCAAACGGCAATGGAAACGGTAACGGACATGGAAACGGTAACGGACGCACCAACGGCAATGGTAATGGTTACTCAAATGGTAACGGTAACGGCCAACCCAACGGCAACGGTAACGGGCACACCAACGGAAATGGCAACGGTCGCTCCAACGGAAATGGAAACGGTAACGGCCAAAACGGTAATGGTCACTCCAACGGCAATGGAAACGGAAATGGAAACGGTAATGGAAATGGTTACCCAAACGGTAACGGAAATGGCCGCTCCAACGGATACGGACTGCGCGCCAACGGAAACGGAAATGGAAACGGCAACGGAAATGGCGAGGACTACAACGGAAATGGAAACGGAAATGGCCACCGCAACGGAAACGGCAATGGCCGCTCCAATGGCTACGCCCAGAGGGTAGCATCCAGCGTGGCCCAAACTGCCCACAAGGCCCGCGTCATCTTGAAGGCCCGCAGGCCTCACTTTGTCACCGTGAAAAAGCACTTCATCCCCGCGGCCAG TTTGACTTTGCCAGCCCAGGTCAAGATTGACCAGTCGGACCCGTCCGCCGTAGAGGCCCTGGCGGGCCAGACGGTGGTGTTACCCTGCAGAGTCAACCCACCGCCCAGTTCCACCGTGGCGCTTCAGTGGAGCAAGGATGGAGCCGCATTGACGTCACGCAG ACATCAACAGCAGCCCAACGGTTCGCTGCTGCTTGGTCCTGTCAGCAAGTCGGACGAAGGCTGGTTCTTGTGTGTGGCCACCAAGGAGCAGGAAAGAGACCACCGCTACGTTTACCTGACTGTCTCAG AAGGAGCGTCCCAGCCGCAACCCACGCCCTTGCCGACGGACGAACGTTCGCCAGG GTTCACCCTGGAGCGCTCGGCCCCATCCTTGCTGGAGATGCGAGCGGGACAGACGGCCCGACTGCCGTGCACCGTCGTACCCGCAACCTCACTCAGATACGTCAGCGTACAAtggagccgagacggacgcacaCTCAGCGACTCCAG ATGTGTGCTGAAGGTTTGTCCAGCAGTTAGATGGCACACTGCTCATTGA
- the paplna gene encoding papilin isoform X3 → MMLPLLLLQLVLAPALLVSAEDYWEGWGAYGPCSRTCGGGVMVRSRRCITHRNDGGYNCVGPDKSYLACNTQECPAGTKDYREEQCAQFDGTDFKGSRYSWVPYYGAENPCELNCVPKGENFVYRHSASVKDGTPCHPGRLDICVEGVCRRMGCDNNLDSHVQEDPCLQCGGHGQTCSLVKNTFNTQRLAHGYNQMFTIPAGATSISIREKHPSRNYLAVRNLQGDYYLNGHWSLEFTSAAQIAGTKLYYQRGVEGDNLPESIIGRGPTTEPLIVELISQEPNQGVEYEYYLPVGHPAEGYTWSFGSWSACSKECGIGYQSRAVYCSIDNEAVPDYLCPHYARPESNRTCNPQACPVTYAWRTSEWADCNVACGGGIQYRGVDCLYNDESGPRVVEDAYCAQYTQAPTDQQKCNMQRCTDYPASAIISYIPSENAVQCRTTTYGCCYDRTTPAAGPNGEGCRDPPAPFERSICSLPKAAGSCSSWTARYFFDVLSGKCTEFWYGGCHGNSNHFATQEECHRVCHEPNGRANGNGNGNGNGNGHRNGNGNGNGNGNGNGHANGNGNGNGRTNGNGNGNGHTNGNGNGRTNGNGNGNGHTNGNGNGNGYTNGNGNGRSNGNGNGNGRTNGNGNGNGYTNGNGNGRSNGNGNGNGRTNGNGNGNGHTNGNGNGNGYSNGNGNGRPNGNGNGNGNGYSNGNGNGNGHPNGNGNGNGYSNGNGNGNGHPNGNGNGNGHGNGNGNGYSNGNGNGNGRTNGNGNGNGNGNGYPNGNGNGNGNGYPNGNGNGNGNGHPNGNGNGYSNGNGNGNGHGNGNGRTNGNGNGYSNGNGNGQPNGNGNGHTNGNGNGRSNGNGNGNGQNGNGHSNGNGNGNGNGNGNGYPNGNGNGRSNGYGLRANGNGNGNGNGNGEDYNGNGNGNGHRNGNGNGRSNGYAQRVASSVAQTAHKARVILKARRPHFVTVKKHFIPAASLTLPAQVKIDQSDPSAVEALAGQTVVLPCRVNPPPSSTVALQWSKDGAALTSRRHQQQPNGSLLLGPVSKSDEGWFLCVATKEQERDHRYVYLTVSEGASQPQPTPLPTDERSPGFTLERSAPSLLEMRAGQTARLPCTVVPATSLRYVSVQWSRDGRTLSDSSYERCVLKVCPAVRWHTAH, encoded by the exons ATGATGCTGCCTCTGTTGCTCCTCCAGCTGGTCCTGGCTCCAGCCCTTTTG GTGTCCGCTGAGGACTACTGGGAGGGGTGGGGTGCATACGGACCATGCAGTCGGACCTGCGGCGGTGGTGTGATGGTCAGAAGCAGACGCTGTATCACCCACAG AAACGACGGAGGCTACAACTGTGTTGGACCTGACAAGTCTTACCTGGCCTGTAACACTCAG GAGTGTCCCGCGGGAACTAAGGATTACCGTGAGGAGCAGTGCGCCCAGTTCGATGGGACTGACTTCAAGGGGTCACGTTACAGCTGGGTGCCTTATTACGGAG CCGAGAACCCCTGCGAGCTGAACTGCGTGCCAAAGGGAGAGAACTTTGTCTaccgccacagtgccagcgttaaGGACGGAACACCTTGCCATCCTGGACGCCTTGACATTTGTGTGGAGGGAGTCTGCAGG CGCATGGGCTGTGACAACAATCTGGACTCCCACGTGCAGGAGGACCCCTGCCTGCAGTGCGGAGGCCATGGACAGACCTGCTCACTGGTCAAGAACACCTTCAACACGCAGCGTCTTGCTCACG GTTACAACCAGATGTTCACCATCCCCGCTGGAGCCACCTCCATCAGCATTAGGGAGAAACACCCTTCACGCAATTACCTCG CTGTCAGGAACCTGCAAGGAGATTACTACCTGAACGGTCACTGGTCCCTGGAGTTCACCAGTGCTGCCCAAATTGCCGGCACCAAGCTGTACTACCAACGAGGCGTAGAGGGCGACAACCTTCCCGAGTCCATCATCGGCCGCGGACCCACCACCGAGCCCCTCATCGTGGAG CTGATCAGCCAGGAGCCCAACCAGGGTGTGGAGTACGAGTACTACCTTCCCGTGGGACACCCCGCAGAGGGATACACCTGGAGCTTCGGATCTTGGTCCGCCTGCAGCAAAGAGTGCGGAATTG GCTACCAGTCCAGAGCCGTCTACTGCTCCATCGACAACGAGGCCGTGCCCGACTACCTGTGCCCGCACTATGCCCGACCCGAGAGCAACAGAACCTGCAACCCTCAGGCCTGCCCTGTCACCTACGC CTGGAGAACCAGCGAGTGGGCCGACTGCAACGTGGCATGCGGAGGCGGAATCCAGTATCGCGGCGTGGACTGTCTCTACAATGACGAGTCGGGACCCCGCGTGGTCGAGGACGCCTACTGCGCTCAGTACACTCAGGCACCCACCGATCAGCAGAAATGCAACATGCAGCGCTGCACCGACTACCCCGCAAGTGCG atCATTTCCTACATCCCCTCGGAGAACGCCGTTCAGTGCCGCACCACCACCTACGGGTGCTGCTACGACCGCACCACCCCCGCTGCCGGGCCCAATGGAGAGGGCTGCCGTGACCCACCCGCACCTT TCGAGCGCTCCATCTGCTCGCTGCCTAAGGCCGCTGGATCCTGCTCCAGCTGGACGGCGCGCTACTTCTTTGATGTTCTAAGCGGCAAGTGTACCGAATTCTGGTACGGAGGCTGCCACGGCAACAGCAATCACTTTGCAACACAGGAGGAGTGCCACAGGGTCTGCCACGAGCCTAATGGCAGAGCAAACGGCAATGGAAACGGCAATGGAAACGGAAATGGTCACAGAAACGGAAATGGAAATGGAAATGGAAATGGTAACGGTAACGGCCACGCCAATGGAAATGGCAATGGTAATGGCCGCACCAATGGGAATGGAAATGGCAACGGCCACACCAACGGAAATGGAAACGGCCGCACCAATGGAAATGGAAATGGAAATGGCCACACCAATGGAAACGGAAATGGTAACGGTTACACAAACGGAAATGGAAACGGCCGCTCCAATGGAAATGGCAACGGTAATGGCCGCACCAATGGAAATGGTAACGGTAACGGTTACACAAACGGAAACGGCAACGGCCGCTCAAATGGAAATGGCAATGGTAATGGCCGCACCAACGGAAACGGTAACGGCAACGGCCACACCAACGGAAATGGCAATGGTAATGGTTACTCAAACGGAAACGGTAACGGCCGCCCCAACGGCAATGGCAATGGCAATGGTAACGGTTACTCAAACGGTAATGGAAATGGTAACGGCCACCCCAACGGCAATGGCAATGGTAATGGTTACTCAAATGGCAATGGAAACGGTAACGGCCACCCCAACGGCAATGGAAACGGTAACGGCCATGGCAATGGTAATGGTAATGGTTATTCAAACGGCAATGGAAATGGCAACGGCCGAACCAACGGTAATGGAAACGGCAATGGAAACGGTAACGGCTACCCCAACGGCAATGGCAATGGAAACGGTAACGGCTACCCCAACGGCAATGGCAATGGAAACGGTAACGGCCACCCCAACGGCAATGGTAATGGTTACTCAAACGGCAATGGAAACGGTAACGGACATGGAAACGGTAACGGACGCACCAACGGCAATGGTAATGGTTACTCAAATGGTAACGGTAACGGCCAACCCAACGGCAACGGTAACGGGCACACCAACGGAAATGGCAACGGTCGCTCCAACGGAAATGGAAACGGTAACGGCCAAAACGGTAATGGTCACTCCAACGGCAATGGAAACGGAAATGGAAACGGTAATGGAAATGGTTACCCAAACGGTAACGGAAATGGCCGCTCCAACGGATACGGACTGCGCGCCAACGGAAACGGAAATGGAAACGGCAACGGAAATGGCGAGGACTACAACGGAAATGGAAACGGAAATGGCCACCGCAACGGAAACGGCAATGGCCGCTCCAATGGCTACGCCCAGAGGGTAGCATCCAGCGTGGCCCAAACTGCCCACAAGGCCCGCGTCATCTTGAAGGCCCGCAGGCCTCACTTTGTCACCGTGAAAAAGCACTTCATCCCCGCGGCCAG TTTGACTTTGCCAGCCCAGGTCAAGATTGACCAGTCGGACCCGTCCGCCGTAGAGGCCCTGGCGGGCCAGACGGTGGTGTTACCCTGCAGAGTCAACCCACCGCCCAGTTCCACCGTGGCGCTTCAGTGGAGCAAGGATGGAGCCGCATTGACGTCACGCAG ACATCAACAGCAGCCCAACGGTTCGCTGCTGCTTGGTCCTGTCAGCAAGTCGGACGAAGGCTGGTTCTTGTGTGTGGCCACCAAGGAGCAGGAAAGAGACCACCGCTACGTTTACCTGACTGTCTCAG AAGGAGCGTCCCAGCCGCAACCCACGCCCTTGCCGACGGACGAACGTTCGCCAGG GTTCACCCTGGAGCGCTCGGCCCCATCCTTGCTGGAGATGCGAGCGGGACAGACGGCCCGACTGCCGTGCACCGTCGTACCCGCAACCTCACTCAGATACGTCAGCGTACAAtggagccgagacggacgcacaCTCAGCGACTCCAG TTATGAAAGATGTGTGCTGAAGGTTTGTCCAGCAGTTAGATGGCACACTGCTCATTGA